From one Bos javanicus breed banteng chromosome 15, ARS-OSU_banteng_1.0, whole genome shotgun sequence genomic stretch:
- the LOC133261377 gene encoding RNA polymerase II subunit A C-terminal domain phosphatase SSU72 like protein 3-like, giving the protein MPSSPLRVAVVCMSNVNRSMEAHRVLSKNGFHVRSFGAGSHVRLPGGARNPPVHYNFSTSYKKMHSYLFSKDQKHYKRNGVLHILKRNERIKPGPERFQECPDPFDIIFTCGQRAYNRVVANLCARDQEMWQPVPVVNVDIDNTLEAASLGASIICELCQGLQQADDTQSRLAELLQATKEKTGRSFLHTVCFY; this is encoded by the coding sequence atgccctcctccccactcagGGTGGCTGTGGTCTGCATGAGCAATGTCAACAGGAGCATGGAAGCCCACCGCGTCCTCAGCAAGAATGGGTTCCATGTCAGGTCTTTTGGAGCCGGATCCCACGTGAGGCTCCCAGGAGGGGCACGCAACCCACCAGTGCACTACAACTTCTCCACATCCTATAAGAAGATGCACAGCTACCTCTTCTCTAAAGACCAAAAGCACTACAAAAGGAATGGAGTCTTACACatcctgaaaagaaatgagagaatcaAGCCTGGCCCAGAAAGGTTTCAAGAGTGCCCAGATCCCTTTGACATCATCTTCACCTGTGGGCAGAGGGCCTATAACCGGGTGGTGGCCAACCTGTGTGCCAGGGATCAGGAGATGTGGCAGCCTGTGCCGGTCGTCAATGTGGACATAGACAACACCCTGGAGGCAGCCAGCCTTGGAGCCTCGATCATCTGTGAGCTCTGCCAGGGTCTCCAGCAGGCAGATGACACGCAAAGTCGGCTGGCCGAGCTGCTCCAGGCAACAAAGGAGAAAACAGGAAGGAGCTTTCTGCACACGGTCTGCTTCTACTGA
- the LOC133261378 gene encoding RNA polymerase II subunit A C-terminal domain phosphatase SSU72 like protein 3-like: MPSYPLSVAVVCMSNMNRSMEAHRILRRKGFRVRSFGAGSRVRLPGRARNLPVVYNFSTTYEEMRKDLVRKDRQRYNSNGILHILGRNERIKPRPERFQECRDRFDVIFTCAESVYDRVVEELWVREQETFQPVHVINVDMADNAEDATLGSFIICELCERLQQADNLEDSLVQVLLAAERKTGKSFLHTVCFY, from the coding sequence ATGCCCTCGTATCCGCTCAGTGTGGCTGTGGTCTGCATGAGCAACATGAACAGGAGCATGGAGGCCCACCGCATCCTCAGGAGGAAAGGATTCCGAGTCAGGTCCTTCGGAGCTGGGTCTCGAGTCAGGCTCCCAGGAAGGGCACGCAACCTCCCCGTGGTTTACAATTTCTCCACCACCTATGAGGAGATGCGCAAGGACCTTGTGCGCAAAGACCGACAACGCTATAATAGCAACGGCATCTTACACATCTTGGGAAGAAACGAGAGAATCAAGCCTCGCCCGGAAAGATTTCAAGAGTGCCGAGATCGCTTTGACGTCATCTTCACCTGTGCGGAGAGTGTCTACGACAGGGTGGTGGAGGAGCTGTGGGTCCGAGAGCAGGAGACCTTCCAGCCTGTGCACGTGATCAACGTGGACATGGCTGACAACGCGGAGGACGCCACGCTTGGGTCTTTCATCATCTGTGAGCTCTGCGAACGCCTCCAGCAGGCAGACAACCTGGAGGACTCTCTGGTCCAGGTGCTCCTGGCAGCCGAGCGCAAAACTGGCAAGAGCTTTCTGCACACGGTCTGCTTCTACTGA
- the LOC133261379 gene encoding RNA polymerase II subunit A C-terminal domain phosphatase SSU72 like protein 3-like: protein MPSYPLSVAVVCMSNMNRSMEAHRILRRKGFRVRSFRAGSRVRLPGRARNLPVVYNFSTTYEEMRKDLVRKDRQHYNSNGILHILGRNERIKPRPERFQECRDRFDVIFTCAESVYNKVVEELWVGEQETFQPVHVINVDMADNLEDATLGSFIICELCERLQQADNLEDSLVQVLLAAERKTGKSFLHTVCFY, encoded by the coding sequence ATGCCCTCGTATCCGCTCAGTGTGGCTGTGGTCTGCATGAGCAACATGAACAGGAGCATGGAGGCCCACCGCATCCTCAGGAGGAAAGGATTCCGAGTCAGGTCCTTCAGAGCTGGGTCTCGAGTCAGGCTCCCAGGAAGGGCACGCAACCTCCCCGTGGTTTACAATTTCTCCACCACCTATGAGGAGATGCGCAAGGACCTTGTGCGCAAAGACCGACAACACTATAATAGCAACGGCATCTTACACATCTTGGGAAGAAACGAGAGAATCAAGCCTCGCCCGGAAAGATTTCAAGAGTGCCGAGATCGCTTTGACGTCATCTTCACCTGTGCGGAGAGCGTCTACAACAAGGTGGTGGAGGAGCTGTGGGTCGGAGAGCAGGAGACCTTCCAGCCTGTGCACGTGATCAACGTGGACATGGCCGACAACTTGGAGGACGCCACGCTTGGGTCTTTCATCATCTGTGAGCTCTGTGAACGCCTCCAGCAGGCAGACAACCTGGAGGACTCTCTGGTCCAGGTGCTCCTGGCAGCCGAGCGCAAAACTGGCAAGAGCTTTCTGCACACGGTCTGCTTCTACTGA